The Croceicoccus marinus genome contains a region encoding:
- a CDS encoding class I SAM-dependent methyltransferase: MRVEGRLLNPVFDNRPMSRTEQACRACGCPQLHRFLDLGETPLADRLLTSQWDCRAEPRFPLIVALCAECALVQLTETVRPEVLFTDDYPYYSSVSRSVLDHAAANVAARRAERRLDRSSLVVEIGSNDGYLLKNYAAAGVTVLGIDPAEGPARAARAARIETMAEFFTANLAHDIRHRRGQADIVHASNVLTHSDDLRGFVAGISVLLKPDGVAVIEVPYLRDMVEGLQFDTIHHQQLCHFTLMSLDALLRGAGLFANRVERTAIHGGSLRVFAERYSNRNASVTDLLAQERDIGIGSPRYFAALADDAARLREELVTMVNDLRAGGHRIAAYGAAAKGAALLNACGLGRHQIDFVADLSTHKQGRLMPGVHVPIRPPEALFDERPGYTLLLAWNFADEILAQQGAYREAGGRFIIPLPHPRIV; encoded by the coding sequence ATGCGCGTCGAGGGCCGTCTTCTGAACCCGGTGTTCGACAATCGGCCCATGTCGCGCACCGAACAGGCCTGCCGCGCCTGCGGCTGCCCGCAGCTTCACCGCTTTCTGGACCTGGGCGAAACGCCTTTGGCCGACCGGCTGCTGACATCGCAATGGGACTGCCGGGCAGAGCCGCGCTTTCCGCTGATCGTCGCCCTGTGCGCCGAATGCGCGCTGGTCCAGCTGACCGAAACCGTCCGGCCCGAGGTGCTGTTCACCGACGATTATCCCTATTACTCCTCGGTGTCGCGCAGCGTGCTCGACCATGCGGCGGCCAATGTCGCGGCGCGGCGGGCCGAACGCAGGCTCGACCGGTCGAGCCTGGTGGTCGAGATCGGAAGCAACGACGGCTATCTGCTCAAGAACTATGCAGCCGCGGGCGTGACGGTGCTGGGGATCGACCCTGCCGAAGGCCCGGCCAGGGCAGCGCGCGCCGCGCGGATCGAGACCATGGCGGAATTCTTCACCGCCAATCTCGCCCACGATATCAGGCACAGGCGCGGCCAGGCGGACATCGTCCATGCGAGCAATGTACTGACCCACAGCGACGATCTGCGCGGCTTCGTCGCCGGCATCTCGGTGCTGTTGAAGCCCGATGGTGTCGCGGTGATCGAAGTGCCCTATCTGCGCGACATGGTGGAGGGGCTGCAATTCGACACGATCCACCACCAGCAGCTGTGCCATTTTACGCTGATGTCGCTCGATGCCCTGCTGCGCGGTGCGGGCCTGTTCGCCAATCGGGTTGAGCGCACCGCTATCCACGGCGGATCGCTGCGCGTCTTCGCAGAGCGGTACAGCAACCGTAACGCCAGCGTGACCGACCTGCTGGCGCAGGAGCGGGACATCGGCATCGGTTCGCCCCGCTACTTCGCCGCGCTGGCGGACGATGCCGCACGTCTGCGCGAAGAACTGGTCACCATGGTCAACGATCTGCGCGCCGGCGGCCACCGCATCGCCGCCTATGGCGCGGCGGCCAAGGGCGCGGCCCTGCTCAATGCCTGCGGGCTGGGGCGGCACCAGATCGATTTCGTCGCCGACCTCAGCACCCATAAGCAGGGGCGGCTGATGCCCGGCGTCCACGTGCCGATCCGCCCGCCCGAGGCGCTGTTCGACGAGCGGCCCGGCTATACCCTGCTGCTGGCCTGGAACTTCGCTGACGAGATCCTGGCGCAGCAGGGCGCCTATCGCGAGGCAGGCGGCCGGTTCATCATACCCTTGCCGCACCCCCGCATCGTCTGA
- a CDS encoding glycosyltransferase family 4 protein: protein MPAPAGARAAGRGQARQFIINGRFLASQPVGVHRVATELVRHAHSLIEDDPALARRIGMKLWIPADAEERAAALGVPYRVIGPLTGNAWEQLTLPARAGRDTVVSLCNVGPVLRRNAVTMLHDVQVLLSPESYSANFRRWYRLQQPLAGERHRRILTVSEFARDQIVEAGVAPAEKITVIHNGCDHVLADGADERVLEKLGLTQGDYALALSSTQAHKNIPMLLRAFARPELKDRILVLFGSASREQFVAAGHHVPSNVRFTGRVSDNELRALYENAQLFAFPSTTEGFGLPPLEAMRLGTPAIVAPCGALPEACSDGALYVPFDDPAAWTKAIAAIYDNPQHRGELAARALGRAKRLTWDRAARNLLNTLLSL, encoded by the coding sequence GTGCCCGCCCCTGCCGGAGCGAGGGCTGCCGGTCGCGGCCAGGCGCGGCAGTTCATCATCAACGGGCGCTTTCTGGCCAGCCAGCCGGTCGGCGTGCACCGCGTCGCGACCGAACTGGTCCGCCACGCCCATTCCCTGATAGAGGACGATCCCGCGCTGGCCCGGCGCATCGGGATGAAGCTGTGGATCCCCGCCGACGCCGAGGAGCGTGCCGCCGCTCTGGGCGTGCCCTATCGCGTGATCGGACCGCTGACGGGTAATGCGTGGGAGCAATTGACCCTTCCCGCCCGCGCGGGCCGCGACACGGTGGTCAGCCTGTGCAATGTCGGTCCGGTCCTGCGCCGCAATGCGGTCACCATGCTGCACGACGTTCAGGTGCTGCTGTCGCCCGAGAGCTATTCCGCCAATTTCCGCCGGTGGTACCGCCTGCAGCAGCCGCTGGCCGGCGAAAGGCACAGGCGGATCCTGACCGTGTCCGAATTCGCGCGCGACCAGATCGTCGAGGCGGGGGTGGCGCCTGCCGAAAAGATCACGGTCATCCACAACGGCTGCGACCATGTCCTGGCCGACGGAGCGGACGAGCGTGTGCTGGAGAAGCTGGGCCTGACGCAGGGCGACTATGCGTTGGCGCTGTCCAGCACGCAGGCGCACAAGAACATTCCCATGCTGCTGCGCGCCTTCGCCCGGCCCGAGCTGAAGGACCGCATATTGGTGCTGTTCGGATCAGCCAGCCGCGAGCAGTTCGTCGCGGCGGGCCATCACGTGCCGTCGAACGTGCGCTTCACCGGCAGGGTCAGCGACAATGAACTGCGCGCCCTGTACGAAAACGCCCAGCTTTTCGCCTTCCCCTCCACGACCGAGGGTTTCGGACTGCCCCCGCTGGAAGCGATGCGGCTGGGCACGCCCGCCATCGTCGCGCCTTGCGGCGCCCTGCCCGAGGCTTGCAGCGACGGCGCGCTTTATGTTCCCTTCGACGATCCGGCGGCCTGGACCAAGGCGATCGCGGCGATCTACGACAATCCCCAGCATCGCGGCGAGCTGGCTGCCCGCGCACTGGGCCGGGCCAAGCGGCTGACGTGGGACCGCGCTGCACGCAATCTTCTCAACACGCTGCTTTCGCTCTAA
- a CDS encoding endonuclease/exonuclease/phosphatase family protein, with translation MPRRKHRSRHYLSFAVLRLAALVLALSWTAAWVPLADYVNIAAAWWWPVLLAAVAIACWRLRHRLALWPGIAVFVAALATGLVLFHPLLKQGPSMGRSTQPVSMIEFNMLKSNPNAREDAAWLAAHDADILVLLEASRMQKEWGAVLQAKYPTMVSCSEHYSCSTVLFSRFPLVRHEAHAGDGDADNRKALSALTAVLDVNGTELTVIAAHLDRPWPLGEQSRWIEPMRKVAAQATGPAVMAGDFNTAPWTHAMRTISGAGEFRLGSGLVTSWPKENAALLRLPIDQLYLRGRVQATSVETGPRRSSDHLPLMIYLEIPDGKDNRD, from the coding sequence ATGCCCAGAAGAAAACACCGGTCGCGCCATTATCTTTCGTTCGCGGTGCTGCGCCTTGCCGCGCTTGTGCTGGCGCTGTCGTGGACGGCGGCCTGGGTGCCGCTGGCGGATTACGTCAATATCGCCGCGGCCTGGTGGTGGCCGGTGCTGCTGGCAGCGGTGGCGATCGCCTGCTGGCGGCTTCGCCATCGCCTGGCCTTGTGGCCGGGGATCGCGGTTTTCGTCGCCGCTCTGGCGACCGGGCTGGTCCTGTTTCATCCTTTGCTGAAGCAGGGCCCATCGATGGGCCGCTCGACCCAGCCGGTCAGCATGATCGAGTTCAACATGCTGAAGTCCAATCCTAATGCGCGCGAGGATGCCGCGTGGCTTGCCGCGCATGATGCCGATATCCTCGTCCTGCTGGAAGCGTCGCGCATGCAGAAGGAATGGGGCGCGGTGCTGCAGGCGAAATATCCGACAATGGTGTCCTGCTCCGAGCATTATTCATGCTCGACCGTGCTGTTTTCCAGGTTTCCGCTGGTCCGGCATGAGGCGCATGCCGGGGACGGCGATGCCGATAATCGCAAGGCATTGTCGGCGCTGACCGCGGTGCTGGACGTCAACGGGACCGAACTGACGGTGATCGCGGCGCATCTCGACCGCCCGTGGCCGCTCGGCGAACAGTCGCGCTGGATCGAACCGATGCGCAAGGTCGCGGCGCAGGCGACGGGGCCAGCGGTCATGGCCGGCGATTTCAACACCGCCCCGTGGACCCACGCCATGCGCACGATCAGCGGGGCGGGGGAGTTCCGGCTAGGCAGCGGCCTGGTGACGAGCTGGCCGAAGGAGAACGCCGCGCTCCTTCGCTTGCCGATCGACCAGCTCTATCTGCGCGGCAGGGTGCAGGCGACCAGCGTCGAGACCGGACCGCGCCGTAGTTCGGACCATCTGCCGCTGATGATCTACCTGGAAATCCCCGACGGGAAGGACAATCGGGACTGA
- a CDS encoding lipopolysaccharide biosynthesis protein: MLARKVFASSAFLTGSRFLGRGLDIVAALVMARFLSPADFGVVTIGLAALMVLESFTELPVEDALLREKELRDEDVNTAFTLSALRGLSVAALLCASAVPLAMIYDDNRLILLICLLGIAPVARGLRSTMMVKFRREVNYKPLAVIDMFCRITSFLLAVACAWYTESYLSLVILSVTPQIIELIATHLIAPYRPRFTLSKMRFILSFAGQVTISRVLATLSSEGDRFLVGGFAGKAALGFFSMGRSVATTASWAIAMPLLAVMYPGLAQIREDPPRFRRSYLRGQGMIVFAILPVSLALGVLADPLVRLALGDEWLLVVPVMQALSVLNAAATFSMPAHSLAMATGEIRQMIWREAVTLVVSIPAVTFGAIYYGLSGAVLGRVLAGLVHTAMSLQMVTRLSDIPVARQLINPWRSVIGSAVFAAVLYLVSHTMADGNWVELATLLAASGIAAGISYIAVHLALWKLAGMPDDSPEHFLIDLIQSGLSRGNTAAASS; encoded by the coding sequence ATGCTAGCCCGTAAAGTATTCGCCTCTTCGGCATTTCTGACCGGCAGCCGGTTTTTGGGTCGCGGCCTCGACATTGTGGCGGCGCTCGTCATGGCGCGCTTCCTGTCCCCTGCCGATTTCGGCGTGGTCACGATCGGTCTTGCGGCCCTGATGGTGCTGGAATCCTTTACCGAGCTTCCGGTCGAGGACGCGCTGCTTCGCGAGAAGGAGCTGCGGGACGAGGACGTGAACACCGCCTTCACCCTCTCTGCCTTGCGCGGACTGAGCGTGGCAGCGCTTCTATGTGCGTCGGCGGTTCCGCTGGCGATGATCTATGACGATAATCGCCTGATACTGCTGATCTGCCTGCTCGGGATCGCACCGGTCGCACGCGGCTTGCGCAGCACGATGATGGTCAAGTTCAGGCGAGAGGTGAATTACAAGCCGCTTGCGGTCATCGACATGTTCTGCCGGATCACGTCCTTCCTGCTGGCGGTGGCGTGCGCGTGGTACACGGAATCCTATCTGTCGCTGGTCATCCTGTCGGTCACGCCGCAGATCATCGAACTGATCGCCACCCATCTGATCGCCCCGTATCGCCCGCGTTTCACATTGTCGAAGATGCGCTTCATCCTGTCCTTCGCGGGGCAGGTCACGATTTCGCGCGTGCTGGCGACGCTGTCGTCCGAAGGCGATCGCTTCCTCGTCGGCGGCTTCGCCGGGAAGGCGGCGCTAGGCTTCTTCTCGATGGGACGCAGCGTCGCGACCACCGCGAGCTGGGCGATCGCCATGCCGCTGCTGGCCGTGATGTACCCGGGCCTTGCCCAGATCCGCGAGGATCCTCCGCGGTTCCGGCGCAGCTATCTTCGCGGACAGGGCATGATCGTCTTCGCGATCCTGCCGGTCTCGCTTGCCCTCGGCGTACTGGCCGATCCGCTGGTGCGGCTGGCACTGGGCGACGAGTGGCTTCTGGTGGTTCCGGTCATGCAGGCGCTTTCGGTGCTGAATGCCGCGGCGACCTTCTCCATGCCCGCCCATTCGCTGGCCATGGCAACGGGCGAGATCCGCCAGATGATCTGGCGAGAGGCGGTCACCCTGGTCGTATCGATCCCGGCCGTGACGTTCGGCGCGATCTATTACGGGCTGAGCGGCGCCGTCCTCGGCCGGGTGCTGGCCGGGCTGGTGCATACGGCCATGAGTCTGCAGATGGTGACGCGCCTGTCCGACATTCCGGTGGCAAGGCAGTTGATCAACCCATGGCGTTCGGTCATCGGCAGCGCGGTGTTCGCGGCGGTGCTCTATCTGGTGTCGCACACCATGGCGGACGGGAACTGGGTCGAACTGGCCACGCTTCTGGCAGCTTCGGGGATCGCGGCGGGGATCAGCTATATCGCCGTGCATCTGGCCCTGTGGAAGCTGGCCGGCATGCCCGACGACAGCCCGGAGCATTTCCTGATCGACCTGATTCAGTCGGGCCTGAGTCGCGGAAATACCGCTGCCGCATCGTCCTGA
- a CDS encoding O-antigen ligase family protein, which translates to MTVTFIGIIMAAIGLLLLIRGSLAAMLAFLMLSGMMGGSAAIILSAIGGSSIPPAQFALAFVWLRMVIPGSRFLDSLGPAFRQNFWLIIFVVYGVAIGYVGPRLFAGEINVTPLRFSGAGGGLFDTAPLMPTSQNMTASVYLIGALLTAVATYVACMYRGGANALVKTAVVVAWVHALTGILGAVGRGTPIESFFELLRNANYTQHSQAYEGFIRINGIFPEPSSWSAFAFSWFVFLAECWYRSIEPKSTGRAALLLALVMFFSTSSSAYVGLGGYALFFAIRMSFFPNLASHSRIKEAIVIGLAGAVLTAILLAVLPSFTEAIGQMIDDMLFAKADSESGRQRLFWAMQGIDAFFMSWGLGIGPGSFRSSSLATAIIGSSGLIGVISFVAYLVIVFEPRRGSSWGAAGPMAARLGGAAATAAVVSQIPALVAAASPVPTSEFAILAGAALAFRRIGQPSNAATEVQGEVLAEAGMEEPAPIRRGWRVAD; encoded by the coding sequence ATGACGGTAACGTTCATCGGCATCATCATGGCGGCGATCGGCCTGCTGCTGCTCATCCGCGGATCGCTGGCTGCCATGCTGGCCTTCCTGATGCTGTCCGGGATGATGGGCGGGTCCGCAGCCATCATCCTCAGCGCCATTGGCGGCTCTTCGATCCCGCCAGCGCAATTCGCCTTGGCCTTCGTATGGCTACGCATGGTGATCCCCGGCAGCCGTTTCCTCGATTCGCTGGGTCCCGCCTTCCGGCAGAATTTCTGGCTGATCATCTTCGTCGTCTATGGCGTGGCGATCGGCTATGTGGGCCCGCGCCTGTTCGCGGGCGAGATCAATGTCACGCCGCTGCGCTTCTCGGGCGCGGGGGGCGGATTGTTCGACACCGCGCCGCTGATGCCGACATCCCAGAACATGACCGCTTCGGTCTATCTGATCGGCGCGCTTCTGACCGCGGTCGCGACCTATGTCGCCTGCATGTATCGGGGCGGGGCCAACGCGCTGGTGAAGACCGCCGTCGTGGTCGCATGGGTGCATGCACTCACCGGCATATTGGGTGCGGTCGGCCGGGGCACGCCGATCGAGAGCTTCTTCGAGTTGCTGCGCAACGCGAACTACACGCAGCACAGCCAGGCGTATGAAGGCTTCATCCGCATTAACGGCATCTTCCCCGAACCGTCGTCATGGTCGGCCTTCGCCTTCTCGTGGTTCGTGTTCCTGGCAGAGTGCTGGTATCGTTCGATCGAGCCCAAGTCGACGGGGCGCGCGGCGCTGCTGCTGGCGCTGGTGATGTTCTTTTCCACCTCGTCCTCCGCCTATGTCGGCCTTGGCGGCTATGCGCTGTTCTTCGCGATCCGCATGTCATTCTTCCCCAATCTGGCCAGCCATTCGCGCATTAAGGAAGCGATCGTCATCGGCCTGGCGGGGGCGGTGCTGACCGCAATCCTGCTGGCCGTGCTGCCCAGCTTTACCGAGGCCATTGGCCAGATGATCGACGACATGCTGTTCGCCAAGGCGGATAGCGAATCGGGTCGCCAGCGGCTGTTCTGGGCGATGCAGGGGATCGACGCCTTCTTCATGTCGTGGGGTCTGGGCATCGGGCCGGGCAGTTTCCGCTCCTCCAGCCTTGCGACCGCGATCATCGGGTCCAGCGGGCTGATCGGCGTCATCAGCTTCGTGGCCTATCTGGTGATCGTGTTCGAACCGCGGCGCGGATCGTCCTGGGGTGCCGCCGGACCCATGGCCGCGCGCCTTGGCGGCGCGGCGGCGACGGCAGCGGTCGTATCGCAGATCCCGGCGTTGGTGGCGGCGGCGTCGCCGGTGCCGACCAGCGAATTCGCGATCCTGGCGGGTGCGGCCCTGGCTTTCCGGCGGATCGGCCAGCCCAGCAACGCGGCGACGGAGGTTCAGGGAGAGGTTCTGGCGGAAGCCGGAATGGAAGAGCCCGCGCCCATTCGCCGGGGCTGGCGCGTAGCGGATTGA
- a CDS encoding glycosyltransferase, with the protein MRGGERVLERLMHLFPQADIFTHVYDPSKMSNRINEAKVTTSFIDKMPMSKRWYQYYLPLMPMALEQFDLSGYDLIISSESGPAKGVITDPTSHHMCYCHSPMRYLWDHYHQYRKDANPIARAAMPMMYHKLREWDVSSSARVDNFVANSNFIRQRIMKNWRREADVVHPPVETNLFTASTEIDDHYLWVGQMVPYKRPDLAVEAFNASGKPLMMVGTGGMEKQLKKIAKPNIKFVDRLNFDELRRAYARTRALVFTAEEDFGIVPVEAMASGRPVLGFGRGGILDSVVHERTGIFFDRQTPESLARGIDEMERWLPHFNPSDAVSHAQNFAPERFDQKIRQLTKQFS; encoded by the coding sequence ATGCGCGGCGGCGAGCGTGTGCTGGAACGGCTGATGCATTTGTTCCCGCAGGCCGACATCTTCACCCATGTCTATGATCCGTCGAAGATGTCGAACCGCATCAACGAGGCGAAGGTCACGACCAGCTTCATCGACAAGATGCCGATGAGCAAGCGGTGGTACCAGTATTACCTGCCGCTGATGCCGATGGCGCTCGAGCAGTTCGACCTGAGCGGCTACGACCTGATCATCTCGTCGGAAAGCGGGCCGGCCAAGGGCGTGATCACCGATCCCACCAGCCACCACATGTGCTACTGCCACTCGCCGATGCGCTATCTGTGGGATCACTACCACCAGTACCGCAAGGACGCGAACCCGATCGCGCGCGCGGCCATGCCGATGATGTATCACAAGCTGCGTGAGTGGGACGTGTCGTCCAGCGCGCGGGTCGATAATTTCGTCGCCAATTCGAACTTCATCCGCCAGCGCATCATGAAGAACTGGCGGCGAGAGGCCGACGTGGTCCACCCGCCGGTCGAGACCAATCTGTTCACCGCCTCGACCGAGATCGACGATCATTATCTGTGGGTCGGCCAGATGGTGCCGTACAAGCGGCCCGACCTGGCGGTCGAAGCCTTCAACGCCAGCGGAAAGCCGTTGATGATGGTCGGTACCGGCGGCATGGAAAAGCAGCTGAAGAAGATCGCCAAGCCGAACATCAAGTTCGTCGACCGGCTGAATTTCGATGAGCTGCGCCGGGCCTATGCGCGCACCCGTGCGCTGGTGTTCACGGCGGAAGAGGATTTCGGCATCGTTCCGGTCGAGGCGATGGCTTCGGGCCGTCCGGTGCTGGGCTTTGGCCGCGGCGGCATCCTGGATAGCGTAGTGCACGAACGCACCGGCATTTTCTTCGACCGCCAGACGCCCGAATCGCTGGCGCGCGGAATCGACGAGATGGAGCGCTGGCTGCCCCACTTCAATCCGTCCGATGCCGTCAGCCATGCGCAGAACTTCGCGCCCGAGCGCTTCGACCAGAAGATCCGGCAACTGACCAAGCAATTCAGCTGA
- a CDS encoding GumC family protein, with protein MNVSQQIMQPGMPGRALVEVGDQLPAQTDRVDISKSISFLQRHFWLIAAVIAACMLAGALLSVLSDKTYTATAVTSLETSNEELVSTDGQQSGSTPDLSAAFIETQVEIITSREMASRVAESLDMLEGTDAPERREIIDTLQDNVEAGRTGESYALSISYGAETPEEAARIANEFARQFTLWNVLATQSRAGEAMGTISERLEELRAQAQNDTASLQSYRIANDLLSTSGSSLTEQEISSYNQEVTRARAAASEAQARLNTATAQLRSGSSGEDVGAALGSGVIGSLRSQESTLAGQVANLSSRYGPNHPELVRTRGELEEVRQRIQAEINRVISNLKAERDVANQRLASLTGSLGAAQAKLSRSNSAMVGLSELERKAEASQGLYEAYLSSYKQLLASEGTETPNARIITLAEIPTEPSAPNTMLNMALSLVLGVGLGVFAAMIADATSKGISSPEQIEQELGQNYLASIPLLQSVSKGATGVGAVLEEPRSPFTEAFRSLMIAVEQQCDTPPQVIAITSTLPREGKTVTSTCLAQMLAMQGHPTLLVDCDYVKRGVSRLLNLSDETQGLLDVLSGKATLAEAIRQGSEGLAILPIVSTNERAESLMSGPEFEEFLTALRQGFKYVILDLPPVLPIAATRSIAQYADTTIMLARWRSTTVPAVQAALRQLPRGRVSRAGIALTQVDLRKRGLFSKRDPNFYYKEYREYYA; from the coding sequence ATGAACGTCTCTCAGCAGATCATGCAGCCGGGGATGCCCGGCCGGGCCCTGGTCGAGGTAGGGGATCAGCTTCCCGCGCAGACCGACCGTGTCGACATCTCGAAGTCGATCTCGTTCCTGCAGCGCCATTTCTGGCTGATCGCGGCCGTGATCGCGGCCTGCATGTTGGCCGGGGCGCTGCTTTCGGTGCTGTCCGACAAGACCTATACGGCGACCGCGGTCACCAGCCTCGAGACGTCCAACGAGGAGCTGGTCAGCACCGATGGCCAGCAGTCCGGGTCGACGCCCGACCTGTCCGCCGCCTTCATCGAAACGCAGGTCGAGATCATCACATCGCGCGAGATGGCATCGCGCGTGGCGGAATCGCTGGACATGCTCGAAGGCACGGATGCCCCGGAGCGCCGCGAGATCATCGATACGCTGCAGGACAATGTCGAGGCGGGCCGCACGGGCGAAAGCTATGCGCTGTCGATCTCGTACGGCGCCGAGACTCCCGAGGAAGCCGCCCGGATCGCGAATGAATTCGCCCGGCAGTTCACCTTGTGGAACGTGCTGGCGACGCAAAGCCGCGCGGGCGAAGCGATGGGCACCATCAGCGAGCGGCTAGAAGAGCTGCGCGCACAGGCCCAGAACGACACCGCCAGCCTGCAGAGCTATCGGATCGCGAACGACCTGCTGTCGACTTCGGGCAGTTCGCTGACCGAGCAGGAAATCTCGAGCTATAACCAGGAAGTCACGCGCGCCCGTGCTGCGGCGTCGGAAGCGCAAGCTCGGCTGAATACCGCGACCGCGCAGCTGCGCAGCGGATCGAGCGGCGAGGATGTCGGCGCCGCGCTGGGTTCGGGCGTGATCGGATCGCTGCGTTCGCAGGAATCGACGCTTGCGGGGCAGGTGGCCAATCTGTCGTCGCGCTATGGCCCCAACCATCCCGAGCTGGTCCGCACCAGGGGCGAGCTGGAAGAGGTTCGCCAGCGCATCCAGGCGGAAATCAACCGCGTTATTTCAAACCTGAAGGCCGAGCGCGATGTCGCCAACCAGCGTCTTGCCTCGCTGACCGGTTCGCTGGGCGCGGCGCAGGCCAAGCTGTCGCGGTCGAACTCGGCGATGGTCGGGCTGAGCGAGCTTGAGCGCAAGGCCGAGGCGTCGCAGGGTCTCTACGAAGCCTATCTGTCCAGTTACAAGCAGTTGCTGGCATCGGAAGGCACAGAAACGCCGAACGCCCGGATCATCACGCTGGCCGAGATCCCCACCGAGCCGAGCGCGCCCAACACCATGCTCAACATGGCGCTGTCGCTGGTGCTTGGCGTGGGCCTGGGCGTCTTCGCGGCGATGATCGCGGATGCGACCAGCAAGGGCATCTCGTCGCCGGAGCAGATCGAGCAGGAGCTGGGCCAGAACTATCTCGCCTCGATCCCGTTGCTGCAGTCGGTCAGCAAGGGCGCAACGGGTGTCGGCGCCGTGCTGGAAGAGCCGCGCTCTCCCTTCACCGAGGCGTTCCGCTCGCTGATGATCGCGGTCGAACAGCAATGCGATACGCCGCCGCAGGTGATCGCGATCACCTCGACCCTGCCGAGGGAAGGGAAGACCGTCACCTCGACCTGTCTGGCCCAGATGCTGGCGATGCAGGGGCACCCGACGCTGCTGGTCGATTGCGACTATGTGAAGCGCGGCGTGTCGCGTCTGCTGAACCTGTCGGACGAAACGCAGGGGCTGCTCGACGTGCTGTCAGGCAAGGCGACCCTTGCTGAAGCAATCCGCCAGGGCAGCGAGGGGCTGGCCATCCTGCCCATCGTCTCGACCAACGAGCGTGCGGAATCGCTGATGAGCGGGCCCGAGTTCGAGGAATTCCTGACCGCGCTGCGCCAGGGCTTCAAATATGTCATCCTCGACCTGCCGCCGGTGCTGCCGATCGCCGCGACCCGTTCGATCGCGCAATATGCCGATACCACGATCATGCTGGCCCGCTGGCGCAGCACGACCGTTCCTGCGGTACAGGCGGCGCTTCGCCAGTTGCCGCGCGGCCGCGTGTCGCGAGCGGGCATCGCGCTGACGCAGGTCGACCTGCGCAAGCGCGGCCTGTTCTCGAAGCGCGATCCGAATTTCTACTACAAGGAATATCGGGAGTATTACGCGTGA
- a CDS encoding outer membrane beta-barrel protein, which produces MVRQNSRGLSRSLRLGASGVNVPAAMNRIAGPAARVTVGFAAAMFVQGAAQAQPLGVDTPESLLLRPETQGVRVNGVVVYPRIEFDLEHDTNIYNTDTFEVEDTVFVARPSVAVQPDLERHQIRLEADALIRRYFDTTTENSDQWAVGARGRLDFAERTAAYGSLRYAQRIESRGTFGDQFLTDEPISYDVLEARASVERTGGMLELRGGGNWAKVRYDPSTLNGEPLPNTFRDEDTLGGFVRADYRATGRLRTFVELNASQTDYTDDPIDAPRDSDGFGVLVGVRSEVSDLIDAEAAIGFAHRSFEDPTVDDFNGFNFRVSGRWTPTPRWLFGLEGARSFERSPLIEVPAVLQTRLRAVAQRSLGRRLLTGVEVTYDNWDYQGIDRQESRFGGELTLRYLVFDQLTALAGAGYRTQTGSGDMPREYEGASFRVGLAVSL; this is translated from the coding sequence GTGGTCCGTCAGAATTCGCGCGGCCTTTCCCGCAGCCTTCGCCTGGGCGCGTCGGGCGTGAACGTGCCTGCTGCCATGAACCGGATTGCGGGCCCCGCAGCGCGCGTCACGGTCGGCTTTGCCGCCGCCATGTTCGTGCAGGGTGCCGCGCAGGCGCAGCCACTCGGCGTCGATACGCCCGAAAGCCTGCTGCTGCGGCCTGAGACCCAGGGCGTGCGCGTGAACGGCGTTGTCGTCTATCCGCGTATCGAGTTCGATCTCGAGCATGATACCAACATCTACAACACCGATACGTTCGAGGTGGAGGACACGGTTTTCGTGGCGCGGCCCAGCGTGGCGGTGCAGCCCGATCTCGAGCGTCACCAGATCAGGCTGGAAGCCGACGCGCTGATCCGCCGCTATTTCGACACCACGACCGAGAATTCGGACCAGTGGGCGGTGGGTGCCCGCGGACGGCTGGACTTCGCCGAGCGCACGGCGGCCTATGGCTCGCTTCGCTATGCGCAGCGGATCGAATCGCGAGGTACCTTCGGCGACCAGTTCCTGACAGACGAGCCGATCAGCTATGACGTGCTCGAGGCGCGGGCTTCGGTCGAGAGGACCGGCGGCATGCTGGAACTGCGCGGGGGCGGCAACTGGGCGAAGGTGCGCTACGACCCTTCGACGCTCAACGGCGAACCCCTGCCGAACACTTTCCGCGACGAGGATACGCTGGGCGGGTTCGTCCGGGCCGACTATCGCGCGACCGGTCGGCTGCGCACCTTCGTCGAATTGAACGCCAGCCAGACCGATTACACCGACGACCCCATCGACGCGCCACGCGATTCCGACGGCTTCGGCGTGCTGGTGGGCGTTCGGTCCGAAGTATCCGATCTGATCGACGCCGAGGCGGCGATCGGCTTTGCCCATCGCAGCTTCGAGGATCCGACGGTCGACGATTTCAACGGGTTCAACTTCCGCGTGTCGGGCCGCTGGACACCGACGCCGCGCTGGCTGTTCGGCCTGGAAGGCGCGCGCAGTTTCGAGCGTTCTCCGCTGATCGAGGTGCCGGCCGTTCTGCAGACCCGCCTGCGGGCAGTCGCCCAGCGCAGCCTGGGTCGCCGACTGCTGACCGGGGTCGAGGTTACCTACGATAACTGGGACTACCAGGGCATCGATCGACAGGAATCGCGCTTCGGCGGTGAACTAACCTTGCGTTACCTCGTTTTCGACCAGCTGACCGCCCTCGCGGGTGCCGGCTATCGCACACAGACCGGCTCGGGCGACATGCCGCGCGAGTACGAGGGGGCCAGCTTCCGTGTCGGCCTGGCGGTGTCACTTTGA